The following proteins are co-located in the Procambarus clarkii isolate CNS0578487 chromosome 4, FALCON_Pclarkii_2.0, whole genome shotgun sequence genome:
- the LOC138370881 gene encoding uncharacterized protein has product MLKLSTNVRVQLQNDPSTEIFSHQLLEIGNGNVPVNLTSGRISLTHYFGNLMSSKEELVKIVFPSIQTNYKIHDWLSERAILAAKNKDVYELNNIIQSKIQSEVVTYKSVDTVGKADEAVNYPTKFLNSLDLPGIPPLVLQLKRGVPIIM; this is encoded by the coding sequence ATGTTAAAATTAAGTACAAATgtgcgtgtccagctgcaaaatGATCCCTCAACTGAAATATTCTCACATCAGTTGCTGGAAATTGGGAATGGAAACGTGCCGGtaaatctgacctcaggacgaatttcattgacaCATTACTTCGGCAATTTAAtgtcgtcaaaagaagaattggttaaAATAGTATTTCCcagtattcaaaccaattataagattcacgattggctgagtgaacgagctattcttgcggcaaagaacaaagacgtctacgaacttaacaatattattcagtctaaaatACAAAGCGAggtagtcacatacaagtccgtcgatacTGTTGGGAAAGCAGATGAAGCAGTTAATTACCCAACAAAATTTTTGAATtccctcgatctgccagggataccaccgctCGTACTGCAATTGAAAAGAGGCGTGCCGATTATCATGTAA